A window of Cydia fagiglandana chromosome Z, ilCydFagi1.1, whole genome shotgun sequence genomic DNA:
tgcaccattccgctaacccgggattaatcagttaaaccgttaacctaatgtcaaattgtactggtagccatggtaacgccaggtttaaccggttaaccccgggttattggaatggtgcaagtgggctagGGATTGCAAACCGGATTGATTTTCAATCccgccggatccggccggattttggcctcaatccggccggatccggccggaccgGATCCGGTTAGGTATAAGGTGGGCCTTACATAACTAGAAACTATTGTTAGTCACACCAGGTCACACTCATTGTCGAGTTTGGTGAGCCTACGACTATATTTAAGAAAACCatcttattaaataaatatgatatagTTATAAAAGAGACTCTACCTATAGGAATATCGACGAATGTGATGCCATCGATCTGCTGTATTAAGGCACATCCTGATTAGGTGTACAATTTACGCAAATCATGTTCCATGATATGCTAAAAATTTCATGATCAGGCGGATTTTACGATCGCCTGACAAAATTAATATCTTAAACAAGAACAAACAGTAGTGGGTATTCTTATTCATAGATTATCTATTAAAGAGAAATTGGTTCAAGATTTCATTTATGAATTAAGTCAATATTCACATCTTAAGATTGAGTAATTATTATACTTTGCAAATGAAATGGACACTTGTTAAAATTCCAAAACTCAATTGAATATTTAGGTGCCTATACAATGTACGGCGCctatttaactttaacattgaaatatttaagtacacGCATGCTGCTGAACTTATCACTATGTCAATGTCATTTAGGTCATGCAAAACGATACTGGGACTAAATTGCATAAGTGTCGCGGTAAAATTATAtctaacaataataaaaaaaaagcttggctaactataaaataaaatgtacactCGTGAAAGTACGTACCTTTGGACAACTAttagttaaatacctatttaaaacaCTTCAATGAATAGGTTCTTCATTATATGATTTATAGGACATAATTAATAAGTTTACCATAATGTGTATGTTTGTGGCATTGTAGACCCCAAACATAAATCTGTCGGATCGGAAAGTCTTAATTATGGTGGTCCCACATTGGCTGTTATATAACATTATTCAACATCGTGTGACAGGGAAAAAATGATACtattgataatattttattacatagcacatttttagggttccgtacccaaagggtaaaaacgggaccctattactaagacttcgctgtccgtccgtccgtccgtccgtctgtcaccaggctgtatctcacgaaccgtgatagctcgacagttgaaattttcacagatgatgtatttctgttgccgctataacaacaaatactaaaaacagaataaaataaagatttaagtggggctcccatacaacaaacgtgatttttgaccaaagttaagcaacgtcgggcggggtcagtacttggatgggtgaccgtttttttttgccgttttttgcattatggtacggaacccttcgtgcgcgagtccgactcgcacttgcccggtttttattaaataacagtCAGCGTAAGACTACCATTAGCTGCCGAGATAGGTCTCAGCTACGTTGTAAGGGAGTTGGCTGTTTGCAATAAACTTATCATGGCGATGGGGAAATAATAGTTTATAcatatatcgtcaggtgacaagcaaaactcactaattaccaccacaaattcatagccatagtgaaccatattagtactagaagaaggtcgatttttgtttaattttttttagtaattagtgacttttgcttgtcacctgacgatatgtaCCTTGATATTGCCGAGGAACGCGCTCCTGATGATGCAGCCTCCGCGCCACATCAGAGCGATGCTCCCGTAGTTCAGGTTCCATTGATGCACCTGGGGCACGAACGATAGGTAACAtaccaaatacaaaaatatatacatattttgtgTTGTAATGCTTTTTGCTCTGAACAACAACAAATATACATAGATCAAGATCAGTGTTGGCaaaattttcataaagtgaACAATAAATAAGCTCAAAAACTAAATtccgtaggaggaaacgggatcattctaagcatgatttttggatgatttaagggggggggggggaaatcgtcaaaaatagatgacgtaatttatgaacagccccctACTTAAAAACGCACTCTAGGTAAAAAGTATGAACCAAACAAATTGTTTACACTtatgcaccttactcctttgtaataactcaataaggcaaaaaatgtaaacatatctttgacgtgtgtACTAAAGGCAAGTTATGAAAGGTCACCTTGGCGGCTTCGCGCAGCAACATGAACCCTTGCGCGTACGAGATGATCTTGCTGGCGTAGAGCGCCTTGCGCAGGTGCTCCAGGAACGCCGTCTTGTCCCCCGTGAACCGGCCCGCCGCGCCGGGCAGCACGCCGCTCGCCTTCACTCGCTCCTCTGCAACAATACACTTTCATTATTGACTTACCCTCTtaggctggttttagtgtcacgcggaccgtccgtgcggatcgcACCGCACCGTCAAATTGTATGAGAACGTCCGCGCGGACCCGTCAGCTTTACTCTGTAACGCTCCCTGGACTTAAGGCTGGTTTTGGAgaattccacgggctgtcccgtacaaacgcattttatttccagtgttgcgacttttttctcggcatttaaagcaggcgattatttttctgtgcatatttttgaccatttgtcatagaaaaggaaactattatacctttaaatcttcagaaacttcgcgtttgtacgacGGTACAACGGTAGACGatttcgtggaatgctccttttagTGTTacgcggaccgtccgtgcggatcgctccgcaACGGACTAATATGTATTAAGTTCAGGGAGCGTTACAGAGTAAAGCTGACTGGTCCGCGCGGACAGCTTTCTCATACAATTTGGCGCCAACTAGTTGCTTCGGCCGTCGAGTGGCATCAGGTGTAGTGAACTCGGAGAACGGagtttttgaaaactcgtagTGCTTTTTTAGATCATAATACGGTACCCAGAAATTTATTTTTGGAGCGCATATAATCTATCTAGTTATCATATTATAGCTATCATAAATGTGAGTGACCTTTGAGTGCGGACAGGCAGCGCGCGAACACGGCCTCGCCGATGAGAGTGACCGGCACGCCGTACTCGAGCGCGCTGATACCCGTCCACTTGCCCGTGCCCTTCTGGCCCGCGCAGTCACGGATCTTCGGCAGCAAGTATTTACCTACAACAAACGAACCGTTCACAATACCGCACTACTCTGCTTtaataagggccagttgcaccaatcgcatttgacagactgatcaacgtcagccggcgcgccccgctttactatgaaactttccatacataaaaattttgcgaactctttaacgatacgaacagtttggtgcaactggTACAACCGACCCTAAGTTTTCGTTTTACAGCTAAACATAGCAACCTCCATGTATACAAATATTTGGTAAACAGAAATAGGTATTGACTTTGATAGGAATAGCCTAAAGCtattttatgtaatattaaCTTTTGCTTTTATTCACACTTTCCTTACCATCAGAATCCTTGAAATTGAGAATATCTCTTGTGATTTCAATAAGGAACGAGTCTAATTCGCCTTTGTTCCACTCTTCAAATACACGCGCCATTTCACCTTGATCCATACCTGAAAATTGAATAATGCATAGACATGGTTTATAGATtgtgtttaattttaatatttcacgGAAGTGTTTGAGTTCTACTATTTAAATAACCGGATTATGAAGCTCAAGTTCCAACCCATAAGATCTAATGCAATTATTGAATTCACCAAGTTACAAAATGCTAttcttttaatgctaaaaagctGGTTTTAGGTGATgtgttatattcattttataaattaaaccaCATTTCATATCACATTTAACCTTCACCTTCAGCGTTGAAGGTGAAGGTTAAATGTGATAATACTCGTAATGAAGAAAGAAAATACCTAAAACGTCTTTCATAAGATGGTAGGCTTCACAGATGAGTTGCATGTCGCCATACTCGATGCCATTGTGCACCATCTTCACAAAGTGGCCGGCACCGTCCTCGCCCACCCAGTCACAGCAGGGCTCGTTGTTCGCTTTAGCGCAGATAGCCTGCACAGAAACCATCACTTGACGAGCGGCCGTTCAAGGCTGTAGGCCAAGCGCATGAttgcgacagtatctcgccgcgagatagccTACCCGTTTTTCTAACcgtattaattaaagagggacgggtagtctatctccgGGCGAGATAATGTCGCGcaaatcatgtgctagcccggctgttCATACATTTGGTGGCAAGCAATGTATGAATGGCCTAGATCGGCCGCTCGTCGCCCCGCCGCCCGCTACCGTCCATTCAGCGGCCTTAGAGCTAACAAAATGATATTGTCATCACTGATATTTGTTGTAAAAGTAGTGAATATCGGCTACCGGATACAGAAAAAGAAACAAACAAATATAGCTTTAGCAGTAAATGAGCTAGCTGactttgaaaaattttaaatacatatattaattaaaCCATTCTTTGACTGCAGACTAAACCACAAGTGATGATAGTGTATCCTATCAGCACCACAATTATTGTAACCCAATGAATATCTACACTTTTTGTAACTCTACAAGTCCAAAATATCATACAGCTAATGAATGGAACAACAGAGAGGATTAATGAGATTGATTCTTCATGGCTTTATGAAAAAATGGAAAGCAGCCTCAGGAATGATTGATTGAGAGCACATACCTGGAATATTGGTTTGACGTGGGGCCAAGCGGCCGGGTGGCCGCCGGGCATCAGCGACGGGCCGTACCGGGCGCCGTCCTCCCCCCCACTCACCTGCGACAACTCCTCTAATATATATCATGTATATGATCATGCTCAttaacatttatttcatttgtatTAAACAAAATTGTAAACTACATATTAGGGTACAGTATCtactatataaaattaaaaactaaactaatgaaaattttaaaaagGCCCCTGCGGCATTGTGCCAAAcatgctggcagcattccctTGCTGAATCGCAATACTAATGCGCTGCgtgagaaagctgccagctctctggTCACCGGTGGTATCAACCAGCTTTTTGCACAGTTCTTTGAAAAGAATATGTGCGCTTGGACCCCACGGCCCCAGTGTCTCGACACCGAATGCCACAAAATAATATTGGGGTCGAGACCTCATTAACATTGTAAATCTAACCACTGACATTTACCTACAACGGCTTTGATAGAAATATGCAAGTCGtgttttgaatttcagtttaatattttctgttagctactagtaattttattttaccatCAATTATTTATATATCATGTCATATAATTACTTACAGGAGAAGTAACTACGTATTATTAAATGGCTATAACTACTGTATTTAAACAAAATGGCTCTTCAAGAGGTATTATTAGAGTTATTGACAAAAGACAAAGACAAAATAAACGAACTTACACCCATTCCCACATAGTGGATCCCAGTGGGCTTCAGTTCCTTGCACCAGCGCTGTGTGTCCATGTATTGAGAGTTACCACCATCTATTATTATATCACCTTTCTCCAATAGTGGAACCAATTTTGAAACAAATTCATCCACTGCTGACCCAGCTGTAACATAATGAATATAATATGTTCACTTTCACTTCTCTCCTTGTTATATAAGAATGTGACAACATAACATGCTTTTTTGGACagggatatttttttaagacATTCAggaccaagaacccgactgtcgggtacactgttcgtagcggcgacgcgctacatacggcaaaGAAGTGGCTACGCGCTTCGAGCGTAACCCATAActcttagtggcaatgaatgtgttaaccaATAAAATCAATTAACTGTAAAAATTCCATTGTTAATTGATTTTattagttatatttatttaataatatatatttcacGAATTACACTTagatattggtaaaattttcgTTAAGTATGTTTGGGATTATTACCAGTGAGATACCAATGTTAGTGGTAATTTTACTAAAAACTGGCGCAAGTGGAGACGCCACCTCAACCACGAGCCTAATGTCGTGCAGCTTAAGATATGACCAATGATTTTTATGAGACACAATTCATTTGTTATTTGACTAAGTAAAACATGCCAATTGAGGATTTACAGTCAAGCCCATACATTAAGGCACtgtgtacatacatatttttggcactttgtgtctatatattaataatatttcaaaTAACATTGGTAAGATAAGTACTTGGTAAAATTGGGAATATTACTGGTATGAATGGTAATTAACTTCCTGAAGTTTgctgtgtttttattttataagtaatgGTACAAATTACGATCCTAGTAATATGTTAaactaattattaataaataatagtaataagtaTATTAAACTTAAGAAgtagttatatatttattactcTTTCTCTAATTTTCCATTGACTGGTAATACAAAATACTGGTTACAGCTAGTCAATGAGGTTTTTAGACTAAATTATAATATCTTATTTTTACCTTTTACCAAAATGACAACTTTTCTTGGCTTTTTGAGTTTTGCAACCATGTCTTCTAAGGATTTAGCTCCAATAATTTTTGTTCCTTTTGCTTCATTAGCAAGAAATTGATCCACCTGTAAAATACATATTCTTAGGAACAAGAAATTCACACAATTCAAGTATACTTTAAAGTGactttaccacagaataaataatagtactaggtacagaagactcactctctaacaatacgcatctgttacgatcaggacagatatggccgctaggagGTGACAGCGCCACacacggcttatggctagccaccaatacggatgtacttttagctacctgtagcaaaacgacgaaatcgtggagtgagccacacctgaCATTACTAAAGAGAGCtaatttataaaaagtatataCCTTGGCAACAGTTCTGTTAAATGCACAAACTACAAATCCTTTAGAATCCATGTTGAGGATAAGATTCTGTCCCATCACAGCCAACCCGATCAGGGCAATGTCAGCTTTTGGTCTGcaattattaattttacaataagtttttaatgttataattatacataaatgtaataaatatgttATGTTAAATTACCTTATACCTAACATTGTTAGTATAATAGAGGAactataatgtaaaaataacctatatttaaaaataattaagaactaaatttaaaataattaaaacacctAATAAGAACATTATCTCCATGGCACACATTAAGTTAGTGAACTTCCAAGCATTTACTAGGAGTCACCTTCAGATAACCTTCAAGGTATAAAAGCCTTTACTTATGCCAAACTACTTAAGACTATCTACTTATGATTAACAGATATACAGGCAATGACATTGAAAACGGAAGGGTGCTACAGGTTACAAAGtaacataattaattattaggGCGGCGAGATAATGTGTATATAAAGAACAATTAATAGATTATGTTAATCAAGTTAAGTAACGACATTATCaagcattatttttaaaagcattTACAATTCACATTACGTACGTTCAAGTCAAGCTCTGAAATTATATCGATAAAGTGGACTAACTCATAAATAATGGTTGCAAGGCTAAATTATACAGATAAAGAATGAATTTGTACTTACTCTGCCATGTCTTAAACAATTTAACACTTAAGAAAATATTATCCTTAAAATATTCCGCTAACTACTTTGCTGACCGAAAGCCGATCGGGCACTCATCCCAATGTCAAAAATGTCAAGCGTGTCTTGTGTCTTGTCATTTTACGTAGTCACCGTGGTTTCGTGGCGGTTACTACATAGTGTTGCTAGCgttaagcccccattcgcacgacagctttttcaacgcgcgttaaccCTACaacatagatataagaatatatacagatgccttccaagcgagctgtcagtgggaccactttttgtttagtgtacgattaacaaagcgacccactttgctgtagcgatgtcgataaagtcatatcgataaactatcgacatttcttgcaattttaattttacttcaaaggtttaactatacctaaaataaacaaaaacgcttttattctttattgtggttatcagatcacaattttatagtcacgccccaggagagaaccaagggaaagttcagatatttaattaaaatacataaatacctactaaaataggtggtccgcaataattgaaatattttattacatcataatatattcattatccattagcatttcaattatgtttatgtttagtgaaaatattgaagcttcaattaatcgctaatgcgttccgctgtgtagcgttatcgatatataacatgattaaaatcgactattcacatccctaaaagagcacacatatacgtttttacgcacacatacacagcctgggtcTACCTAAaacatgaatctagtattaaactggattgggcatgagtggtggggataactgacagaacgggatagtcttatgtatctttcagtaggagtagcagcgaaagcgctattattgtttgtccttgtcacagtctcacattttatttgttccccacctttttttagtattgataatggtgggcaacaaatgaattcgaccaatcacagtgtcgcatttgcgtatgttttgtccctcacggaggcacgcgtataccacttctataggatgctacttctatgacctaaaaaggggacacctgtggcctattttataaagctacaagttacaatttacaagcggaagtctctttctaaccctatgtgttagaacgagacttccgcttgtaaattgtaatttgtagctttataaaataggccactggatttgaagtccatcttgtcaacagtgtGGCCAACTTGACAAGCCCCCAACGCTGtctgttctatttgacggcgcagcaactagtatcatttctctctccttgctcttttacaaatgccgtttgtcaataaaggacaaccatactgttggcAAGATGAACAGCAAATCACAGTGTTACCTTTTTTggtgtatgtgtatgtgtgcgtaataacgtatgtgtgctcttttagggatgtgaaaagtcgtttttaatcatgttatatatcaataaaagctacacagcggaacgaaatagctattaattgaagcttcaatatcttcgttaaacataaacataattgaaatgctaatgaataataaatatattagaatataataaaataattcaattattgcggaacacatattttagtaggtatttatgtattttaattaaatatctgaactttcccttcgttccctgctggggcgtgacgataaaattgtgatccgataaccacaataaagaataaaagcgtttttttcattttaggtatcgttaaacctttcaagtaaaattaaaattgcaacaaatgtcgatagtttatcgatatgactttatcgacatggctacagcaaggtggtgttaaattgttaatcgtactaGTATCTagaaacaaaagtggtaacattGAAAGCTCGCTTTGACGTCAtctctaaatattatatatctatggtactacttaaatttacgacgacgacGATGGTACTACTCTAGACCAAAGACTAGTAAGTCTCTAGACTACTCTGCCAATGCCAACAACCGTGGCTTCTTTCTCTTCATACGCCACGCTTCCGCcattttgttgttgtttgttggGTTTAACTGTACGGGACGGGCGCACGTTGAGTGTCAGtaatgattattatttaaaagtacacaAACTATGGAACTAATGGTGGACAAAAGAGGACGTTCAGTAATGActtgattttttattatattatgacgCGGGACGCGCAATGCTCAAATATTAGCTAACGACTGGCGGCTAGCCCAATTTACATATCTGGTAAGTTTTGTATGTTATATTGTCTCTCTTTGTATTTAATACTACCAAAAGAAATTCGGCACCGAGTCACGCTGGTGAGCTTACTGTTTTAGAAAGTTTTTGAGTCGGCTCACCTTATGATAGGTGGGTAGGTCCGTACTCCATGTATAGTCTACTATAATATATTTCTATTTACCTGAAGCTGAAGCGCACAGCTCCTTATAAAAAGACCctgttcattttgtataaggtGCGAGAAACGGCGACAGCGTATTGTTACTGTCGTGCGGTGCTACGTGCGAAATGTCGGCCATTAGTGATGAACTCGCTCCATGCAGTCAGTCTACAACTTGTATTCATCTAAAAATcgtatctttatttttttgtgcatTTGTGCAAAGCGAACGTGATTTACggcaatatattattatttatctacTTCAGCACTTCAATTGGTAAAAATTAACCAATATAATTATTTGGTTATCCTACATTAGACCTCAAATCTTTGTGAGCAGTGACACTTGCAATTTTTactgtttataatatatttactacAATCTGACCATTGTTCTCTATGTGTGTAGTAGTTGTATTATTCCCATTTCATGTTTAACACTTTCACTACTACATAAACTAAGACCTACCCTAGATAtaaagtatgtaggtaggtgTTACAACGTAGGAAGGTGTATTGTTTCTGAATGAGTAAATATTTGTTTGGATTTTTTCTCTTTCTCGTAGAATAGTAGTATGTGGTGAAAATTAGTATAAATGATGATTCATGGTACCTGCACTATAtgataggtaggtaggcttGTCATACATACTACTACTAGCCTTGTGCCGGCTTGGTCACTACAGAGAGTGCTTCTCTCAAACTAGTTCCGTTCAGTCTTTTTGTTCCTTTAGTTCAGTTTGGTTGTTGAGAGCTGGAATGAATATGAATTAATTACACagtagttttttaaatatttggcaactgaattaCGATTCAAGTTGTATATTATACTATATGACAGATTAAACAGCTTGACACAATAAAGACAATTATTTGATTTTTCCTCATACTTTTCAGGTTTAGGACTGTTTGTCACTCTTTTATCTTGTTCACACTTGTGCCAGTGCCCTTGTGAACCACTTCAGTCAGTCTATTTTCTGTTTCACTCATGTCAAGGGAATAAGCCTAGTTACTACAATCGGTGATAAAAATGAATGGTGGGATATAGCATGTGGTTAGACACTTTTCTAACTTAACAAATAATCATAGTATTTGCCCTgcaataaaagtaaatattagaaaTTATGATTACAGGAGGTTTTGGTGTAGCTGTCTAATCTGTTCTCATCTTTTGTCAATGACAACCAAATAGAATTGATTGTAATAGAGgtgaaatataattaaaatttaaccgAACATTCTCGTCTCACAATTCAAAAGTCTACACCTCGACATTGGCAGAATCCACCTTGCTAAATTTAGCGAGGAGTAAAAGCCATATTAAAAAAGAggtgatatttaaaaaaaaggtgcACCTAAAGTTTGACATCTAAAACAGATGGCACTCTGCTGCAGCATATGTTTTGTGGTCACTGAATTGTCAAACATTAACTTTTACTGTAAATTGTATGGAGCTGTACAGCATCATCTCTTTTACCTGTcaaatacaaggcatgaaatTGTCTTAATCCCATAGTTTGCTAGAAAGTACAGTCAAATTTGTTATCCAATGAAAAAGTGAATGGAGGTTTACTCTTACGAAAttgtgtataaaaatatatctacttTCTACA
This region includes:
- the LOC134679247 gene encoding 6-phosphogluconate dehydrogenase, decarboxylating, with protein sequence MAEPKADIALIGLAVMGQNLILNMDSKGFVVCAFNRTVAKVDQFLANEAKGTKIIGAKSLEDMVAKLKKPRKVVILVKAGSAVDEFVSKLVPLLEKGDIIIDGGNSQYMDTQRWCKELKPTGIHYVGMGVSGGEDGARYGPSLMPGGHPAAWPHVKPIFQAICAKANNEPCCDWVGEDGAGHFVKMVHNGIEYGDMQLICEAYHLMKDVLGMDQGEMARVFEEWNKGELDSFLIEITRDILNFKDSDGKYLLPKIRDCAGQKGTGKWTGISALEYGVPVTLIGEAVFARCLSALKEERVKASGVLPGAAGRFTGDKTAFLEHLRKALYASKIISYAQGFMLLREAAKVHQWNLNYGSIALMWRGGCIIRSAFLGNIKDAFTKNPQLSNLLLDPYFTKHIGASQESLRQVVAQSALVGVPAPAFGAALAFYDGYRAGVLPANLLQAQRDYFGAHTYELAAKPGEFIHTNWTGHGGNVSASTYST